From the Teredinibacter turnerae T7901 genome, one window contains:
- a CDS encoding ATP-binding cassette domain-containing protein, translating into MIEAVQLYKSFKRKGKKGAVHAVRDLSFGARDGAITGLLGPNGAGKSTTLRMLATLLVADHGHAIIDGIDTAKQPQEVRLSLGYLPHNSGVYPRLTARENIEYYARIAGLERSLVRSRTDKLIELLDMGEIEHRRADGFSQGQRTKIGLARALVHEPKNLLLDEPTNGLDVMATRSLRKIIRMLRDEGHCIIFSSHIMQEVAALCDHIAIISEGTIAIADTLPRILETTGQSDLEDAFVVAIGESLEAAE; encoded by the coding sequence GTGATCGAGGCAGTGCAATTATACAAATCGTTTAAACGCAAGGGGAAAAAGGGTGCAGTCCATGCGGTGCGCGACCTCTCGTTTGGTGCGCGGGATGGGGCTATTACCGGATTACTAGGCCCGAATGGCGCGGGTAAATCGACCACCCTGAGAATGCTGGCGACGCTATTGGTGGCTGATCATGGCCACGCCATAATTGATGGCATCGATACGGCGAAACAGCCGCAAGAGGTTCGGCTCAGCTTGGGATATTTGCCGCATAATTCGGGTGTTTATCCGCGTCTTACCGCAAGAGAGAATATTGAGTACTACGCGCGCATTGCTGGTTTGGAGCGCAGTCTCGTGCGTTCCCGTACCGATAAACTCATCGAATTGTTAGATATGGGGGAAATCGAGCACCGTCGTGCCGATGGGTTTTCTCAGGGGCAAAGAACAAAAATTGGTCTTGCTCGAGCCCTCGTCCATGAGCCCAAAAATTTACTGTTGGATGAGCCAACAAACGGGCTGGATGTTATGGCAACACGGAGTTTGCGTAAAATTATTCGTATGTTGCGCGACGAGGGGCACTGCATCATTTTTTCGAGCCACATCATGCAGGAGGTGGCTGCGCTCTGTGATCACATTGCGATAATCTCGGAGGGCACCATTGCGATTGCCGATACGCTTCCCCGTATCCTCGAGACGACGGGCCAATCCGATTTGGAAGATGCGTTTGTGGTTGCCATTGGCGAATCTCTGGAGGCTGCCGAATGA
- the moaB gene encoding molybdenum cofactor biosynthesis protein B has translation MGHTKTDQFSPLNIAVLTVSDTRTLETDTSGDALIDGIKTAGHNLVDRALEVDDIYQIRARLSHWIADQKTQVVMITGGTGFTGRDSTPEAVLPLLDKTVDGFGELFRQISFEQIGTSTIQSRALAGLANKTLIFCMPGSTNACKTAWSAIIEPQLDSRTRPCNFVQHL, from the coding sequence ATGGGACACACAAAAACAGATCAATTCAGCCCTCTGAACATTGCAGTACTTACCGTCTCCGACACTCGCACTTTAGAAACAGATACCTCCGGCGACGCCCTGATCGATGGCATTAAAACGGCAGGCCACAATCTGGTCGACCGGGCGCTTGAAGTAGACGATATTTATCAGATTCGCGCGCGGCTGTCCCACTGGATAGCTGATCAAAAAACCCAAGTGGTAATGATTACTGGTGGGACAGGGTTCACGGGACGGGACAGCACGCCCGAAGCTGTTCTCCCGTTATTAGACAAAACAGTGGATGGCTTCGGCGAGCTTTTCAGGCAAATTTCATTCGAGCAAATTGGTACATCCACAATACAATCGCGCGCACTCGCAGGTTTAGCCAATAAAACGCTTATTTTCTGCATGCCAGGCAGTACTAATGCGTGTAAAACAGCGTGGAGCGCTATTATCGAACCGCAATTGGACAGCCGCACGCGCCCCTGCAATTTTGTCCAACATCTTTAG
- a CDS encoding PilZ domain-containing protein yields MSDERRRYFRITERVGVAYELLGADGESHGRVPDQQQEQVASLLDDIEALDGQILHELEVMSGTNPQIARLVSLFNQKLERVVNHVLMDNQLVSKLAQKLQEVNISACGMGFFSDEAAAEGALLRLELTLYPDKKTLNTHGKVIACELEAGSGRYYWRVDFESMSKVHQELLIQHIVRSQSQQLKNKLKY; encoded by the coding sequence ATGAGTGATGAGCGCAGACGCTATTTCAGAATAACGGAGCGGGTGGGTGTTGCATACGAACTCCTGGGCGCCGACGGTGAATCGCACGGTCGGGTACCCGATCAGCAGCAAGAGCAGGTGGCGAGTCTGCTGGATGACATAGAAGCGCTAGACGGGCAGATCCTGCATGAGCTAGAGGTTATGAGTGGTACCAACCCGCAAATCGCACGCTTGGTTAGCTTGTTCAACCAAAAACTGGAGCGCGTGGTCAATCATGTACTGATGGATAACCAACTGGTGAGCAAGCTTGCGCAGAAGCTGCAGGAAGTGAACATATCGGCCTGTGGAATGGGTTTTTTTTCGGACGAAGCTGCCGCTGAAGGTGCCCTGCTGCGCTTGGAACTTACGTTGTACCCAGATAAAAAAACGCTGAATACTCACGGTAAGGTCATCGCCTGCGAGCTGGAGGCGGGCAGTGGCCGGTACTACTGGAGAGTCGATTTTGAATCCATGAGCAAAGTACATCAAGAACTGCTGATTCAGCATATTGTGCGCTCGCAGAGTCAACAGCTCAAAAATAAGCTGAAATATTGA
- a CDS encoding alpha/beta fold hydrolase has product MTRSALVLSLRNLWNPAIKAVLAAASCWALAGAVNARANPVEDAFPEFDNVTYLAGGEISIQGAVRFRPCRVHDPDRQHYQTMDCGYLVVPENPAAPAGRQLTLFVGRLPAIAREAQPDPLLVIDGGPGSAASETFIMPGRGLEKIRQDREMYIVDQRGTGKSGRLDCDVDEEQMLEDELKLAKLTRQCLAQLDADPRFYTTMIAVNDLELVRRALAFEQWNIYGVSYGTRVAQEYLREFPGSIRTTVLDGVLPPQITLMPRIALESQRALEQLITRCANNRDCSTRFGGLEAGIASLFSALEQRPITVVVDPFVSAEDGTYTLGKDELTMLVRLSLYNSATLAILPLTLHEAYANNNFLPLARSAKKLLGKLENTFANAMHNSVMCSEDFVGFDPASLENLHLENTYIGADQVRDFMTLCELWPTGAVGPNFKEPVMSDVPVLLISGSVDPITPPEYAVLAAKNLTQSHQIVVEEFGHGVAAIGCMPRLMAQFVQRASAAGLDEQCLNVLKPDPFFIDFNGPSP; this is encoded by the coding sequence GTGACGCGATCAGCGCTGGTCTTATCCCTTCGAAATCTATGGAATCCTGCCATTAAAGCGGTGCTGGCTGCTGCAAGCTGCTGGGCGCTTGCCGGCGCTGTTAACGCCAGAGCGAACCCGGTTGAGGACGCTTTTCCTGAGTTCGACAATGTCACTTACCTCGCTGGGGGAGAAATCTCCATTCAAGGTGCGGTGCGTTTCCGCCCCTGCAGGGTGCACGACCCGGATCGGCAACACTATCAAACCATGGATTGCGGCTACTTGGTTGTACCAGAGAACCCCGCAGCACCCGCCGGTCGCCAACTGACACTTTTTGTTGGCCGGCTCCCCGCGATTGCTCGAGAAGCACAGCCTGATCCGCTGCTGGTTATTGATGGTGGTCCGGGCAGTGCCGCCAGCGAAACCTTTATCATGCCTGGACGCGGACTGGAAAAAATACGTCAAGATCGCGAAATGTATATTGTGGACCAGCGAGGCACGGGGAAATCCGGTCGTCTGGACTGCGATGTGGACGAGGAGCAGATGCTCGAAGATGAGTTGAAACTGGCCAAATTAACCCGTCAATGTCTTGCGCAGCTTGATGCAGACCCCCGTTTTTACACCACGATGATCGCAGTAAACGATTTGGAGCTGGTACGCCGAGCTCTGGCGTTCGAGCAATGGAACATTTACGGGGTGTCTTATGGTACACGTGTTGCCCAGGAGTACTTACGGGAGTTTCCCGGCTCAATTCGCACGACGGTGTTGGATGGGGTATTGCCACCCCAGATTACGCTTATGCCGCGCATTGCCTTGGAGAGCCAGCGCGCGCTCGAGCAGTTAATAACCCGCTGTGCAAACAATAGGGATTGCAGCACCCGCTTTGGTGGTTTGGAAGCGGGAATAGCGTCTTTGTTTAGCGCACTGGAACAACGCCCGATCACAGTTGTGGTGGACCCATTTGTTTCTGCTGAGGACGGCACCTACACGCTGGGAAAAGACGAGTTAACAATGCTAGTGCGCTTGTCGTTGTACAATTCAGCAACACTCGCAATTTTGCCACTCACGTTGCATGAAGCCTACGCAAATAATAACTTTTTACCACTGGCACGAAGCGCAAAGAAACTGCTTGGAAAATTGGAGAATACTTTCGCCAACGCAATGCACAACAGTGTGATGTGCAGTGAGGATTTCGTTGGTTTCGACCCAGCCAGCCTCGAAAATCTGCACTTGGAGAACACTTATATCGGGGCTGATCAAGTCCGCGACTTTATGACTCTGTGTGAATTGTGGCCCACTGGCGCCGTCGGGCCTAATTTCAAAGAGCCGGTAATGTCCGACGTCCCCGTGTTGTTGATCTCGGGTAGCGTTGACCCGATTACACCACCGGAATATGCAGTGCTGGCGGCTAAAAATCTGACTCAAAGTCACCAGATAGTGGTCGAGGAGTTTGGGCATGGGGTTGCTGCCATCGGCTGTATGCCACGTCTTATGGCCCAGTTCGTTCAACGCGCATCCGCTGCAGGGCTTGATGAACAGTGCCTTAACGTGCTTAAACCTGACCCATTCTTTATCGACTTTAATGGCCCATCGCCCTAA
- a CDS encoding flagellar motor protein MotB, whose translation MSSEDEEGCECPPGLPAWMGTFADLMSLLMCFFVLLLSFSEMDAMKFKRLAGSMAQAFGVQNKLNVTDIPKGTSIIAQEFSPARPEPTPLNVIYQNTQDITEMSLEQDCAQEYDIEQGEEGVDGGIKVRVKQKLEDLLQKTEQDAYELAEALNEQIEAGQVEVETRGRLIIIRIREKGSFVSGSAELAPEYRDVMGEVRSVLTLKPGRIEVQGHSDNIPVRRGRYRSNWELSAARAVSVAQELMSGGALPPNRFEVSGFADTRPLVANTTPENRARNRRVEILIKQGLEDELDQQDLDLLKDDAQGADILRELNLEPEYLFDLEPEDIF comes from the coding sequence GTGAGTAGCGAAGACGAAGAAGGCTGTGAATGCCCGCCCGGTTTGCCCGCGTGGATGGGTACCTTTGCCGACCTGATGTCGCTGTTGATGTGTTTCTTTGTGCTCTTGTTGTCGTTTTCGGAAATGGACGCAATGAAATTTAAGCGCCTGGCAGGGTCAATGGCTCAGGCATTCGGCGTGCAAAACAAGCTAAATGTTACAGATATTCCGAAGGGCACCAGCATAATCGCGCAGGAGTTCAGCCCTGCGCGGCCAGAACCAACGCCTCTCAATGTAATTTATCAGAACACCCAGGACATCACGGAAATGTCGCTGGAGCAGGATTGTGCTCAAGAGTATGACATCGAGCAGGGCGAAGAGGGGGTTGATGGCGGCATCAAAGTTCGCGTCAAGCAGAAGCTGGAAGACCTGCTGCAAAAGACCGAACAGGACGCCTACGAATTAGCTGAAGCGTTGAACGAGCAAATTGAGGCGGGGCAAGTTGAAGTCGAAACTCGTGGCAGGCTGATTATTATCCGCATTCGTGAGAAGGGGTCATTTGTTTCGGGGTCTGCGGAGCTGGCGCCAGAATATCGCGATGTCATGGGGGAAGTCCGCTCTGTGCTTACTTTAAAACCGGGTCGAATTGAAGTGCAGGGCCATTCAGACAATATCCCGGTGCGGCGGGGGCGCTATCGATCCAACTGGGAGTTATCTGCGGCGCGAGCGGTATCGGTTGCTCAGGAGCTCATGTCGGGCGGTGCTCTACCCCCTAACCGTTTTGAAGTATCGGGCTTTGCGGATACGCGCCCACTCGTTGCCAACACAACACCGGAGAACAGGGCGCGCAATCGACGCGTTGAGATTCTTATTAAGCAAGGTCTGGAAGACGAGCTCGATCAACAGGATCTGGATCTTCTTAAGGATGATGCGCAAGGCGCTGATATTCTTCGAGAATTGAATCTTGAGCCTGAATACCTTTTTGACCTGGAACCAGAAGACATTTTTTAG
- the moaA gene encoding GTP 3',8-cyclase MoaA gives MHTIPTLTDQYQRRFTYLRLSVTDACNFRCNYCLPDGYSCDSDEPNLSIPEIAAVANAFALNGTKKIRITGGEPTLRKDLAEIIHVCKTTPGIESVALTSNGYRITRLLPSLVDAGLDQLNLSADSLHPAQFQLITGHDKLQEVLAGLDLALELGLSKVKLNVVLLQEYNKAEIDNFFAFVKHKNISLRFIELMRTGDNGAFFNAQHFSGQEIETRLLEQGWRKTDTGPHAGPAKEYSHPEYAGRIGLIMPYSKDFCSSCNRLRVSSVGNLHLCLFADENQSLRPLLSMPSEQVARHIRQCVLGKKATHELHNNLSGSTRHLAMLGG, from the coding sequence ATGCACACTATACCAACCCTGACTGATCAGTATCAGCGAAGGTTCACTTACTTGCGCCTGTCGGTTACAGACGCCTGTAACTTTCGCTGTAACTATTGTCTCCCTGACGGCTACAGCTGCGACAGCGACGAGCCGAATCTGTCGATACCCGAAATCGCTGCGGTGGCTAATGCTTTCGCACTGAATGGTACAAAAAAAATACGCATTACCGGGGGCGAGCCCACGCTACGCAAAGACCTTGCGGAAATCATACATGTCTGTAAAACAACACCCGGCATAGAATCAGTTGCGCTTACGTCAAATGGCTATCGAATTACCCGCCTACTCCCAAGTTTAGTCGACGCAGGCTTGGATCAATTAAACTTGAGCGCAGACAGCCTCCATCCTGCACAATTTCAACTTATCACAGGCCACGACAAATTACAGGAAGTATTAGCGGGTTTAGATCTCGCGCTGGAGCTTGGCTTATCGAAAGTCAAATTGAATGTTGTATTGCTGCAAGAATACAATAAAGCCGAAATTGACAATTTTTTTGCCTTCGTTAAACACAAAAATATATCGCTTCGATTTATTGAACTGATGCGAACCGGTGACAACGGCGCATTCTTTAACGCACAACATTTTAGTGGCCAGGAAATCGAAACCCGTTTGTTAGAACAAGGCTGGCGCAAGACAGACACCGGTCCCCATGCTGGGCCCGCGAAAGAATACAGCCACCCAGAGTACGCTGGGAGGATTGGGTTAATAATGCCGTATAGCAAAGATTTTTGCTCCAGCTGTAATAGATTGCGAGTCTCCTCCGTGGGGAACTTACATTTGTGTTTATTCGCAGACGAAAACCAATCACTCCGCCCTCTACTGAGCATGCCCTCGGAGCAGGTCGCTCGACATATCAGGCAATGCGTACTCGGCAAAAAAGCCACCCACGAACTGCACAATAATCTCAGCGGCAGCACACGACATTTAGCCATGCTGGGCGGATAG
- a CDS encoding HNH endonuclease gives MEARILRLNMAGQPIEWISWKETTCLYARGLIGWTLGGEVKKARGGYSRLTGLRTVISLPAIIACEGEKLAPMRLNPPLTNPALFARDNYQCMYCGKTFPYDALSRDHVHPSSRGGKDRWENVVAACKRCNQHKGDSLLEETHLELLALPYRPNPAEYLALINSERIRGDQMAYLKPQFSRYTPPGKICA, from the coding sequence ATGGAAGCGCGAATTTTACGACTTAACATGGCGGGCCAACCTATCGAGTGGATAAGTTGGAAAGAAACTACGTGTCTCTACGCTCGTGGATTAATTGGCTGGACGCTCGGTGGCGAAGTCAAAAAGGCGCGCGGTGGCTACTCCCGGCTCACCGGGTTGCGAACAGTCATTTCGCTACCGGCAATAATTGCCTGCGAAGGTGAGAAACTGGCACCGATGCGATTAAATCCACCGCTCACGAATCCCGCGCTTTTTGCGCGCGACAATTACCAGTGCATGTATTGCGGTAAAACATTTCCGTACGACGCGTTATCGCGAGATCACGTCCATCCCAGTAGTAGGGGTGGCAAAGACCGCTGGGAAAATGTTGTTGCTGCCTGTAAAAGGTGCAATCAGCACAAGGGCGACTCTCTGCTCGAAGAAACACATCTGGAGTTATTGGCGTTACCCTATCGACCTAACCCGGCTGAGTATTTGGCTTTAATAAACAGCGAGCGTATTCGGGGAGATCAAATGGCTTATTTAAAACCCCAGTTTTCCCGCTACACCCCACCTGGAAAAATTTGTGCGTAA
- a CDS encoding ABC transporter permease, which translates to MNQIWTVALKEIKDNIRDRRAFFFALIYGPVLMPLLMVGPILFSAKNNVIDFDATSDLYVVGAEQAPNLIQMLLQNNLVAKPAPPNFREKLRSGELAVVLEISDIYGERLREGKPAPLFVYVNHSSKDSLKAANQLKSVLSRYSAELGYWRLNARGLSADLSTPIKLVEEDVSSQGISGMLFGFMVYFLIMFTMMTGGFYLAVDITAGERERNSLEPLLSLPIARWRLVTGKYLAILGFVATSASLAVACVYLIFTLVPMDDLHIVLNLSGTALVQSFLVALPCMFFVAALLLATSAYTRTPKEAQTYISILYLLPMAPILVKQLSDAAMSGPLLALPYLGQFSLIDRIIKAESFSLAELSFSVGGTLLCAVVLIVVALSLYKREQILRD; encoded by the coding sequence ATGAATCAGATTTGGACCGTCGCTTTAAAGGAAATAAAAGATAATATCCGTGATCGAAGAGCGTTTTTCTTTGCACTCATCTACGGCCCGGTGTTAATGCCACTGTTGATGGTTGGGCCAATCCTGTTCAGCGCGAAAAACAATGTTATCGATTTCGACGCTACCAGTGATCTTTATGTGGTGGGCGCTGAACAGGCGCCCAATCTGATCCAGATGCTCCTGCAGAACAACCTGGTCGCAAAGCCGGCACCGCCAAATTTTCGCGAGAAACTGCGCAGCGGAGAGTTGGCAGTGGTGTTGGAAATTTCTGATATTTACGGCGAGCGGCTGCGTGAGGGAAAGCCTGCGCCATTATTTGTGTACGTGAACCATTCAAGTAAAGACTCCCTGAAAGCAGCTAATCAACTCAAAAGTGTATTGAGTCGCTATAGTGCGGAATTGGGGTATTGGCGGTTGAATGCTCGGGGGCTTAGCGCTGACTTGAGCACGCCGATAAAACTGGTGGAAGAGGATGTTTCCAGTCAGGGCATCAGTGGAATGTTGTTCGGTTTTATGGTGTATTTCCTGATTATGTTCACCATGATGACCGGAGGATTTTATCTGGCGGTCGATATCACTGCTGGTGAGCGAGAACGCAATTCGCTGGAACCCTTACTTTCCTTGCCCATCGCGCGTTGGCGTTTGGTGACCGGGAAATATTTGGCAATTCTGGGCTTTGTCGCTACGTCTGCGAGCCTCGCGGTAGCCTGCGTGTATCTGATATTTACGCTGGTACCTATGGATGATCTTCACATCGTGTTGAATCTGAGCGGCACAGCGCTTGTGCAGTCTTTTTTAGTTGCGCTGCCCTGTATGTTTTTTGTCGCGGCACTGTTGCTCGCAACGTCCGCTTATACGCGTACGCCAAAGGAAGCACAAACCTATATCAGCATTCTTTACCTTTTGCCAATGGCGCCAATCCTCGTTAAGCAACTGAGTGATGCCGCAATGTCCGGGCCTTTATTGGCGCTACCTTATCTCGGCCAGTTTTCTCTAATTGATCGCATAATTAAAGCCGAGTCTTTTAGCCTTGCGGAACTAAGCTTCTCTGTAGGTGGCACACTGTTGTGTGCAGTTGTTTTAATTGTGGTGGCGCTTTCGCTGTACAAGCGTGAACAGATACTTCGCGATTAG